Part of the Rubidibacter lacunae KORDI 51-2 genome is shown below.
AGAGGCGCAAAGCCAAGGAGATCGCCAACTGCCTTTGATTGCATTATCAAAAGCTCTTTGGCATCTTCAGTCATTCATTGCATAGCCCAGCTTCGATCGTATGTCAAGTTGTTGATGTCAGAAACCTTTAACGCTTTGGGTTCCTGATAAAGACTGCTTTGTCGGTCGATCGCCTAGCAAGAGTTTTCCAGTTTTTGGTATCGAATCCGCAGGCGTGAAAGGTTGGCATTTCATTTGTGTGAAGCGTCAAATCCTCGCACGCGTGCACGGGTGCTGATTTGTAATTCAATCAAATTAGGAGAGCTTGACATGGCTTCAATTCTTGGGACGGAAGGCGACGATTTCTTGTTCGACAATCCATTTGAAGTCGACATCATCAACGCTTTTGAAGGTAACGATACGATCTTTCTGACCAATGATGGGTTAGACGACACGGTATTCGTTGAAGCGGGCGATGACACCATGTTGATCAACGACCGCACCGGCAACAATCAGATCCATGGTGGAGCCGGTCAAGACACTGTTGACTATTCCGCTCTCGGTGTATCTATCACGCTGAATGCCCAAGGCATCGCCAAGTCAAGTGGCGGTTTTGATTTTCTCGATTCGGTCGAAGTCATTATTGGCGCGACGGGTGCCGGGATCGTTAACACCATCGACGGCTCCCTCCCCCCTATTTTTGGAGGCTTCAATAATTTTGACGTTGACCTCGCCAACGACTCCTTGATTGTCTATGGACTCCCCAGAGGTCCTCTGAGCTTCACCGTCCAGAATTTCTCCAATGTCATTGGCACTCAAAACGATGACACTATAAGGGGTGACATCGATACAAACGAATTCTTTGGCGGCGCAGGGAATGACGTCCTCTATGGAGGCGCAGGGGATGACGTCCTCAATGGCGACACCGGGAATGATGTCCTCTTTGGTGACGCAGGAGATGACCTGCTCAATGGTGGCACGGGGAGGGACGTCCTCTTCGGTGGCGCAGGGAACGACAAACTCATCGGTGGCACGGGGGATGACGTGCTCAATGGTAACGCAGGGGATGACGAACTCTTCGGTGGCACGGGGGATGACGAACTCTTCGGTGGCACGGGGGATGACGTCCTCTTCGGTGGCACGGGGAATGACGTCCTCTTCGGTGGCGCAGGAGCTGACGTCCTCGCTGGTGTTGAGGGCACGGTCGAGACCGATCCCCTGACAGGGGAATTTATATTCGACTTTGGTCCCCTCGGCAGTAACCCCGGCCAAGGCGAGATTGACGAGCTATTCGGTAGTTCAGGACCCGACATCTTCATCTTTGGCGATCTCGCTAGCGGTCCCTTCTACGTTGGTGGTGGGAATACTGACTATGCCTTTATCTTCTTCGATCCGTCTGTTGACACGATGGTCCTCGACCCTAACACTCCTGTTATCGAAATTCCTGGGACGTTGGGCGATCGCGAGTTCTACTGGGATCTAAACTCCAACGGTATCCTCGATAGCGCAGACGATCTGTTCGCCGTTGCGGAACTCCCCAGATAGTCTTAACCGCTTACACCTCAACTCGAAGCGATCCTGCTCGACCTGAGCGATCGCGACCTCCGTCCTGTCCGGTAGTTGCGATCGCAGGTAGTTCCGCGCTGCTACTCAGAGAGGCTGGTTCTACTCGGGCGCGTCAGTCCCGCAGAATCGGATTTTCTCTCCCCAGACCCGTTTGCGACTCGTATCGTATCGCCGTCATCAGCAGAGCTGGGTTTGACCTGCCAAACTTCCCGCGCATTGCTCTGCTGGAGACACTGCGATCGCAAGCGGTCGCTGGCGGGGGTCTCGAACGCGACCGACTCGCGGTTGAAACATAGAGCAGCGGCGATCGCGCCGAAGCACACCACCGGCAACCAACGTTTAACCCTCATCAGCCCCCACTCCCAGAAGGGTTGGTCGACTTGCGCTTTGCCGCTGCTGCCGATCCAGTTCCGCGATCGGCGTTGGCTGTGCCGAGTGAGAGTTCGCAATCGCTGAGCTGCTAATGTCACGCGGCAATGCATCCATCTCCCCCCAGGAGATCGGTGCCCAGATCGTCGCTCTCCTGCAACAGTCAAGTTAGGATCGATTCGGTAAGCACTCGAGGCACCTAGTTTGCACGTCTTATCGATTCCCACCTGGATCGTTCACATCTCCAGCGTCATCGAATGGGCTGCCGCCATCTGGTTCGTGTGGCGCTTTGGCGAGCTAACAGGCGATCGCGACTGGTTTTGGCTGGCGTGGGGCATGCTGCCCGCGCTGGTGAGCGCCATGTGTGCTGTCACTTGGCACTTTTTCGACAATGCTCCCACGCTCTCGTGGCTGGTGACTATGCAAGCAGCCTTCACGGTCGTTGGGAACGTAACCTTGTGTGCGGCGGCCTGGTGGATTTGGCGCGGCACGAGGTCTACTGAGTTGCCTCAATCCCCTGCCAACTTCAACGATTCTGCCGAGCGATCGCTGCATGATGGATCTCCTTAACAAGCAAAACCTCTTTGCGATTTCGCTGTTCCCATACCTTGGGTTCCTCTGGTTTCTGACGCGATCGCGTCGCTTCCCCCGCTTGGCAACGATCGGGTTTTACGTGCTATTGCTATTCGTGTTCGTTACCATTCCAGCTGGCATCTATGCCAAAGTGGCATACCACGACGAACTCGCTAACGTCGACTGGCTGCACGGTTCCGCGGAGGTCTTCCTGTCGGTGTCGAACATTTTTATCGCCCTGGGATTCCGGCAAGCAATGCTTTCTGCTAAGGAAACGCGCTAGCGCTTTTAGGGGTCTTCTACAGCACTCCATTGGCAGTATTTCGCAAAGCAGCCAGTTCCTCCGCGCTCGATGGCGGATCGTAGCCAAGTGCAAACGCTTTGGAACTATCGAGGGCAACATCTGGCGATCGCGGCGCACCAGTGGGAAAATCGCGATAGCTACAGGGTATAGGTTACGCAAACGCTCCATTCCGCGCGCGCTAGCCGACACAGGTTCCAGCCCAGAAACCCGCTTGCTCCGGTTACCAACCGCTTGGCATCGCTCGCTCCCGCCCGTAACATGACCGACGTCAGCTCGACGTCAGTCATGTCAGTATCACCTGCAGACCGGTTCATTCGCGCGGAGTTACGACCGCGATCCGGCTGAGACTTTAGCTGCAGCCCCGGAGAACGGGCAAACTATTCACTCGAAAGTCACCGCCACAAAAACGACTTGGCAGCGACAAATGTTACTTGCTGCATCGAAGAACTCAACCAAACTAAAACATTTACCCAATCCGAGAAAATGTGATGCGAATAGTAGGTGTCAGGTTCGCGAGATGATTCATCATGCCGGGAAAGCTCCACATCGATATCGCTGAGTCCGCTGAAGAACTGCGCTCCCTCCTCCTGTCGACCTCCAACGCCGGAGTCAAAGAAAAGCTGCAGGCTCTCTATTGGCTCAAGTCCGGGTATGCTTCCCAAGCAACCCAGGAGGCGTTCAGAGATGAGTCAGTCAGCCAGCATGTCCCCTCGTCGTGAGACAAGTGCCTAAGTTCGCGCAACCCGACTTTTCAAACAGCCTATAAGCTTTGTGGGGTTTTGTCGGCACAATTTATCACCATACGGGCATTGGGTGCGATCGCGTGCAGCAATCCCATCCACAGGGGCCCTGCAGTCCGGCGGGGATCGCACGTGCAACCGCCTTCATCATGCTAGTTTTGTGGCAGCAGCATTCCCTTCGTCACTAACCCATGAAATTCGCCGATCTCCCACCCGGACCGCCCGCGCCGCGCCTTGTGCAGCAATTGCAGTGGCTTGCCGATCCCTATGGCTACTTCGATCGCACCGCAGCCAAATATGGGAACTGCTTCAGCACCCGTATCGTTCCTGTCGGCGATGTCCCGTGCGTGATATTCGCCGATCCAAGTGCCATTCGGGAGATCTTCGCCCTCGGTCCCGATCGCTGCCTCTCGGGTAGGATCAACAGCTACCTTAGCAATTTCTTTGGCGATAAGTCCATCCTGCTGCTCGACGGCGCACCTCACAAACGCAGGCGCACGCTAGTGATGCCGCCTTTCCACAACAAGCGCATGTGTGCCTATGGCAGTCTTATCTGCCAGATCGCCCGCGACGTCTGCAGCCAATTCAACGCTGGCGATCGCATTGTTGCTCTCCAGCTTATGGAGACGATTACACTGCGCATCATCATTCGGGCAGTAATTGGGTCGAGCGTCGAACGTGCCGAAACCGAACTGCAGCAGTGGTTAGAAATCACCCGTTCGCCACTGGGAGCTGCCATTCTTTTCTTGCGCTTTCTGCGCCAAGATTTCGGTGCTTGGAGTCCGTGGGGTCAGTTCGTCAGGCAGCGCCATCGCACCCGCAGCATGTTGCAAGCGGAAATCGACGCGCGCCGCCAGCAAGGGAACCTTGGTGGGGAGGATATCTTGACGATGCTGCTCCAAGCGCGCGATGAGGATGGCATGTCCCTAGACGACGAAGAAATTATCGACGAACTGCTATCGTTGTTGTTCGTTGGTCACGAAACATCAGCATCATCGCTAGCATGGGCTTGCTATTGGGCGCATCGCGACCCGTCGGTCCGCACCCAGCTCCTTGCCGAACTACTCGCCCTCGGTCCCGACCCCGAGCCCACCGCGATTGTCCAGGCACCTTACCTAAGTGCCGTCTGCAACGAGGTGCTGCGTATCTGTCCGGTCGTACCATCTGCCTTTCCGCGAATTCTCACTCAACCAGCGACTATCGGCGAGCGCAAGTACCCCACCAGCAGCTTCCTCGTGCCGTGCATTTACTTAGTGCACCGACACCCCGACCTTTATCCCGACCCCGAACAGTTTTCCCCCGAGCGCTTCCTGGACCGAGAGTACGGTCCGAGTGAATTCTTCCCCTTTGGAGGCGGCAGCCGTCGCTGCATCGGCTACGCCCTGGGGCTGACAGAAATGAAACTCGTCCTTGCCATGCTGATGCTTTACGTCAACTTTGAATTAGCCGAACCTCATCCGGTGCAACCCCGACTACGCGGTGTAATGGTAGCACCGGCTACCGGCGTGCGGATGACCGTCCTCAGTCCAACTGGCAACTCCGCCAGGGCAGCTGTCACTAACTAACCAACGCGATTGCCACTATCGAAAAAGGAACTGAAAAATCAGGCGATCGCTTCCCATCTGGCACGCTGGGAGCGATCTTGTTAAGCCATCCATGTCGCGCCAACCCTACGACGACCGCGACAACCAGTTCCTCGCCGACCTCCTCGAACCCCTCGGTCGCGCCACCTCCGGCTTCGACGTCTTCAACGAGACCCGCCAAGTCGATGACTTTTTCGTCCCGATTTCCCCCTCAGCAGACGCGCCGTCGTTGCTGGTTTTTTTCGTTCGCATCGGCACCGCGCCCTTCGCCCTCGAAATCTTCCGCACCCCCCAGACGACAGCGACATCGAAGATAGCTCGAACAAGCTCTACGGTCTGCGTGCCGACTAACGCCGACAGAGCGATCGCGTTGAGGGCACGCCCGCAGAACTGCCCCAGCTCAGGTAAGCTCGCCCACCCTCTCGGATGCCTTTTGCAAACGCTTCGGCGCGAAGGCCCGGCTCGACTGGCTACCCGGCATCTCCGCCGGACCCGAGGGCTACCGCATCAACGTCTAGTGAGTCTGCGTAGGCTCAGAAAAGCAGTCGATGAGTCGCTCGGCAGCATAGCTTTCTTAACGCTCGACTTAAACATCTCGGGTTTTCCCGCTCGACATACTCTACAAACACATGGTTCGCCTGCCTGACGAGACGAAATACACTGACAGATGACAAAAGTGCCTGGAGCCATGCAGGCTCGTGTCGAGATTTCAGGGGTTTCAGGACAAGTGTCCGTCAGCCAGCGAAATACATCTCAATTTTTTTTTGCGTGTGGCGGGCGTCTCCGTAAGCTGCACCAGCGACTTAATACTTCTAGAGGCAAGCTCTCAGGGAAATTTCAGTCGGGCTAAGTAATGTTGATATCGAAATGAGGACGCCCGAGCGAGTGCGGCTCATTAAGCTATAAGGAAGCTTAACGGCGATCGCGCTGGGTTGGCAACCACTCGATCCACATGGTTGTCCCGCATCTTACAACGACACTCCCAGAGACATTAAGAAGACCCGTGATCAATACGTCCGCTGGCCCTAGTGCATTTGTTCCCTTTTCAGAAAAACTCGGCATGCCACTGACCAAGCAGCCGATTTCTATACTCCAAATCAATCTCGGTCGGCACTGTAATCTGGCGTGTACGCACTGTCATGTCGAAGCCGGACCCAAGCGAACAGAAGAACTGTCGCCGGAGATATGCGAGCTGTTAATTACCGCGATCGATCGCTTTCCCCAGATCGAAACGCTCGATCTAACGGGCGGGGCTCCGGAGATGAACTACGGGTTTCGGCCGCTCGTAGAAGCAGCGCGATCGCGGGGGAAAGCAGTTATCGTTCGGTCGAACTTGACAATCTATTTCGTACCCGGCTTTGAAGACTTACCGGAGTATTTCGCCCGACATAAGTTGCGCGTCGTTGCGTCGCTGCCATGTTATCTCAAAGATAACGTCGACAAGCAGCGCGGGTC
Proteins encoded:
- a CDS encoding calcium-binding protein, whose product is MASILGTEGDDFLFDNPFEVDIINAFEGNDTIFLTNDGLDDTVFVEAGDDTMLINDRTGNNQIHGGAGQDTVDYSALGVSITLNAQGIAKSSGGFDFLDSVEVIIGATGAGIVNTIDGSLPPIFGGFNNFDVDLANDSLIVYGLPRGPLSFTVQNFSNVIGTQNDDTIRGDIDTNEFFGGAGNDVLYGGAGDDVLNGDTGNDVLFGDAGDDLLNGGTGRDVLFGGAGNDKLIGGTGDDVLNGNAGDDELFGGTGDDELFGGTGDDVLFGGTGNDVLFGGAGADVLAGVEGTVETDPLTGEFIFDFGPLGSNPGQGEIDELFGSSGPDIFIFGDLASGPFYVGGGNTDYAFIFFDPSVDTMVLDPNTPVIEIPGTLGDREFYWDLNSNGILDSADDLFAVAELPR
- a CDS encoding cytochrome P450, with translation MKFADLPPGPPAPRLVQQLQWLADPYGYFDRTAAKYGNCFSTRIVPVGDVPCVIFADPSAIREIFALGPDRCLSGRINSYLSNFFGDKSILLLDGAPHKRRRTLVMPPFHNKRMCAYGSLICQIARDVCSQFNAGDRIVALQLMETITLRIIIRAVIGSSVERAETELQQWLEITRSPLGAAILFLRFLRQDFGAWSPWGQFVRQRHRTRSMLQAEIDARRQQGNLGGEDILTMLLQARDEDGMSLDDEEIIDELLSLLFVGHETSASSLAWACYWAHRDPSVRTQLLAELLALGPDPEPTAIVQAPYLSAVCNEVLRICPVVPSAFPRILTQPATIGERKYPTSSFLVPCIYLVHRHPDLYPDPEQFSPERFLDREYGPSEFFPFGGGSRRCIGYALGLTEMKLVLAMLMLYVNFELAEPHPVQPRLRGVMVAPATGVRMTVLSPTGNSARAAVTN
- a CDS encoding DUF3593 domain-containing protein gives rise to the protein MMDLLNKQNLFAISLFPYLGFLWFLTRSRRFPRLATIGFYVLLLFVFVTIPAGIYAKVAYHDELANVDWLHGSAEVFLSVSNIFIALGFRQAMLSAKETR
- a CDS encoding DUF2499 domain-containing protein; the protein is MHVLSIPTWIVHISSVIEWAAAIWFVWRFGELTGDRDWFWLAWGMLPALVSAMCAVTWHFFDNAPTLSWLVTMQAAFTVVGNVTLCAAAWWIWRGTRSTELPQSPANFNDSAERSLHDGSP